A genomic segment from Candidatus Paceibacterota bacterium encodes:
- a CDS encoding co-chaperone GroES, which translates to MAKDTKNKLDIKLLSDRVLVELPPREEMTKSGIIIPETVKGEKPEEGVVVAVGEGRQLESGERAPMTVKVGDRVVFSKYGLDEVSINEKEYYILREENILAVIK; encoded by the coding sequence ATGGCAAAAGATACGAAAAACAAGTTGGATATCAAGCTACTCAGTGACCGTGTACTCGTTGAGCTTCCGCCACGCGAAGAGATGACCAAAAGCGGCATCATTATTCCTGAAACCGTGAAGGGCGAAAAGCCGGAAGAAGGTGTGGTAGTCGCGGTAGGTGAAGGTCGTCAGCTTGAGAGTGGTGAGCGTGCGCCGATGACAGTGAAGGTTGGCGATCGTGTTGTATTCTCAAAATATGGTCTCGATGAAGTGTCTATTAATGAGAAGGAATATTACATTCTCCGCGAAGAGAACATCTTGGCAGTGATTAAATAA
- the secG gene encoding preprotein translocase subunit SecG produces the protein METLTAILPYIQIALSILLVLAVLLQQTGAGLGGAFGGDNFSSGFHTRRGFEKTLFNATIVIAVLFALSAFIALIIQ, from the coding sequence ATGGAAACACTTACAGCAATATTGCCGTATATCCAAATTGCGCTCTCCATCCTTCTCGTTCTTGCGGTACTGCTTCAGCAGACCGGAGCGGGACTCGGAGGTGCATTCGGTGGAGATAACTTCTCAAGCGGATTCCACACGCGACGCGGATTTGAAAAGACACTTTTTAACGCAACAATCGTTATTGCGGTTCTTTTCGCGCTCTCGGCATTTATCGCGCTCATTATTCAATAG
- a CDS encoding ABC transporter substrate-binding protein gives MHFHLPRAATFERVFTSFSPSEKILFWGLTGLLVFSTLGLIAEVNDSILIETEARGGSFAEGILGSPRFINPVLALSDADRDLVSLIYSGLMRPTADGSLSLDLAESYTVSEDGLVYDFTIKDNALFHDGTPVTADDVIFTIGKTLDPTLKSAQRANWDGVRVEKISDHSIRFTLARPYAPFLQNTTLGILPKHLWEDIDAEQLPFSQFNVEPVGSGPYRIKKIAKDSSGIPETYILDSFKEYVLGRPFINSITLHFYKNESDLIVAFNKGRIDALNSISPEHVSELEDAKVSRTPLLRIFGVFFNQNTAQIFSHIEVRKALDIAANKTAIVEQVLAGYGTEIDSPIPPGSIGRTTVNTRENGHRGNIEEARDILDRNGWTFDEEEGVWVSEDDEPLRFSLSTSNVTELKSAAYLLKEVWNELGAQVEVKVFEAGNLNQNVIRPREYDALLFGEVIGRELDLFAFWHASQRNDPGLNIAQYANITADALLERGRTTLDREARDEVYLQFEDEVRQDIPAVFLYSPDFIYVLPEKIRGADLGSITTSADRFMDVHQWFIRTDKVWSIFSR, from the coding sequence ATGCATTTTCATCTTCCGCGTGCGGCTACATTCGAGCGTGTCTTCACTTCTTTTTCACCCTCTGAGAAGATACTCTTCTGGGGCCTCACTGGACTCCTCGTATTCAGTACCCTTGGATTAATTGCAGAGGTGAACGACTCGATCCTTATTGAGACTGAAGCACGTGGCGGTAGTTTCGCTGAAGGTATCCTTGGATCGCCTCGGTTCATCAATCCGGTCCTCGCACTCTCAGATGCCGATCGTGACCTGGTGTCTCTCATATATTCAGGGCTCATGCGTCCAACCGCTGATGGTTCATTATCTCTCGACCTCGCGGAGTCATACACCGTCTCCGAAGACGGTTTGGTGTATGACTTTACGATCAAGGATAATGCGCTATTTCATGACGGCACACCAGTAACGGCAGATGACGTAATCTTCACCATAGGGAAGACGCTTGACCCAACACTGAAGAGCGCGCAACGGGCGAACTGGGACGGTGTGCGTGTGGAGAAAATCTCCGACCACTCAATCCGCTTTACGCTTGCGCGTCCGTATGCGCCATTCCTTCAGAACACCACTCTGGGGATCCTTCCCAAGCACCTTTGGGAAGATATCGACGCAGAACAGTTGCCATTCAGTCAGTTTAACGTCGAACCGGTTGGCTCCGGGCCATATCGAATAAAGAAAATAGCGAAAGATTCTTCCGGGATTCCTGAAACATATATACTTGATTCATTCAAAGAATACGTGCTCGGTCGCCCATTCATCAATTCAATAACTCTACACTTCTACAAAAACGAATCCGATCTGATTGTTGCATTTAACAAGGGGCGCATTGACGCACTCAACAGCATCTCTCCCGAGCACGTAAGCGAGCTTGAAGATGCGAAAGTGTCACGCACACCACTCTTGCGTATATTCGGCGTTTTCTTCAACCAAAATACCGCGCAGATATTCTCTCACATAGAGGTTCGTAAGGCGCTCGATATAGCAGCTAACAAGACCGCGATTGTTGAGCAGGTTCTTGCTGGCTATGGTACAGAAATCGACAGTCCAATCCCCCCGGGAAGTATTGGTCGCACCACAGTCAACACACGTGAAAATGGACACCGAGGCAATATCGAAGAAGCTCGCGACATATTAGACCGCAATGGTTGGACATTTGACGAAGAGGAGGGTGTGTGGGTCTCTGAAGACGACGAGCCACTCCGATTTTCACTCTCAACATCGAACGTGACTGAGTTGAAGTCGGCCGCCTACCTACTAAAAGAGGTGTGGAATGAACTCGGCGCACAGGTTGAAGTGAAAGTTTTTGAAGCCGGCAACCTCAACCAGAATGTCATCCGTCCACGCGAGTATGACGCTCTTCTCTTTGGCGAAGTCATTGGACGCGAGCTTGATCTTTTTGCTTTCTGGCACGCTTCGCAACGCAATGACCCCGGACTCAACATCGCACAATACGCCAACATCACTGCTGATGCACTGCTTGAGAGGGGGCGCACAACCCTTGATCGTGAAGCTCGAGATGAGGTGTACTTGCAGTTTGAGGACGAGGTGCGACAAGATATACCAGCAGTCTTCCTCTACTCACCGGACTTTATTTACGTACTACCAGAGAAAATACGCGGTGCAGACCTCGGCTCGATTACCACATCAGCTGACCGATTCATGGACGTACATCAGTGGTTTATACGAACAGATAAGGTGTGGAGTATCTTCTCTCGATGA
- a CDS encoding ribonuclease J: protein MTPRKKTTTQNTRPTTRTNSQSRTTTKKTSAGRSGARKNTRRQSSTRRVIHRTSAPRDSREKKREPIPEIKDGVRIIPLGGVEEVGRNMTIVETKDDIVIVDAGFQFVSEEAPGVDYILPNTHYLEERKDKIRAILITHGHLDHIGGIPFILDRIGNPPIYTGELTAFMIKKRAEEFPSVKHTVKTLDPDVPVTLGSLKVRTFPVTHSIPDSTGMLIETKDGNIVLSGDLKLEHKDGVPSEREEKVWSKVGSGKNLMFIADSTNAERGGFSVPEQVVFDTLEDIIRKADGRIIIGTFASQFERMIRIIETCEKLGKKVAVEGRSIKTNLEIAKKAERLKAAKATLIPIQEVDNYPPDKLVVLATGAQGEKFAALMRIATGQHKFLKMTKRDTVVLSSSVIPGNEVSVQRLKDNLYRHAGHVIHYRTSDVHSTGHGNTGELVWINQKVGAKFFMPAYGYYSMTRCHADAVIESGFPEKNIVVADNGTIVDIVDGGERMIVQKASAPSGPMMVDGFSVGNVQDVVIRDRQNMAQDGMFVVIATINLKTGKLRKSPDIISRGFVYLRESQDLLQQTRLIVKKSVEETTKGMRPVNFDMVKDNITDTVSAFLFQKTNKHPIVIPVLLGV from the coding sequence ATGACACCTAGAAAGAAAACAACAACACAAAATACCAGACCAACGACACGCACAAATAGTCAATCGCGCACTACCACTAAGAAGACATCGGCTGGGCGCAGCGGCGCACGGAAGAACACACGACGACAGTCATCAACCCGGCGTGTCATTCATCGCACATCTGCTCCACGCGACTCACGTGAAAAGAAACGCGAACCGATACCTGAGATCAAAGATGGTGTACGCATCATCCCACTTGGTGGTGTTGAAGAAGTTGGTCGTAATATGACCATTGTCGAGACAAAAGATGACATTGTTATTGTCGATGCTGGTTTCCAGTTTGTCTCTGAAGAAGCACCTGGCGTTGACTACATCCTCCCCAACACCCACTACCTTGAGGAGCGTAAGGACAAGATCCGCGCAATCCTTATCACACACGGCCACCTCGACCACATCGGAGGTATCCCGTTCATTCTCGACCGTATTGGCAACCCGCCGATCTACACCGGTGAGCTTACCGCGTTCATGATCAAAAAGCGCGCGGAAGAATTCCCAAGTGTGAAGCATACCGTAAAGACTCTGGATCCAGATGTCCCGGTGACTCTTGGTAGCCTTAAGGTGCGCACTTTCCCTGTCACCCACTCGATCCCTGACTCGACCGGCATGCTCATAGAGACGAAAGATGGCAACATTGTCCTCAGTGGCGACCTAAAACTTGAACACAAAGACGGTGTTCCTTCAGAGCGTGAAGAGAAGGTCTGGAGCAAGGTCGGTTCGGGTAAGAACCTTATGTTCATTGCCGACTCAACGAACGCGGAGCGTGGTGGTTTCTCGGTCCCTGAACAGGTCGTCTTTGACACTCTTGAAGACATCATTAGAAAAGCTGATGGGCGTATCATTATTGGTACGTTTGCCTCACAGTTTGAACGCATGATCCGAATCATCGAAACTTGTGAGAAACTCGGAAAGAAGGTTGCTGTTGAAGGCCGCAGCATCAAGACGAACCTTGAGATCGCCAAGAAAGCAGAGCGTCTTAAGGCGGCAAAAGCGACACTCATCCCAATCCAAGAGGTTGATAACTATCCTCCAGACAAACTCGTAGTTCTCGCAACAGGTGCCCAAGGTGAGAAATTTGCTGCTCTTATGCGTATCGCGACCGGACAGCATAAATTCCTCAAAATGACGAAACGTGACACAGTCGTCCTCTCATCTTCGGTCATTCCGGGCAACGAAGTATCCGTCCAACGCCTGAAGGACAACCTCTACCGCCATGCTGGGCACGTCATTCATTATCGTACTTCAGATGTTCACTCGACCGGACACGGCAACACCGGGGAGCTTGTGTGGATCAACCAGAAAGTCGGCGCGAAATTCTTCATGCCCGCGTATGGATACTACTCAATGACTCGCTGTCACGCAGACGCCGTGATCGAGTCCGGCTTCCCGGAGAAAAATATCGTTGTTGCAGACAACGGGACCATTGTCGACATTGTCGATGGTGGTGAGAGGATGATCGTACAGAAAGCTTCCGCTCCATCAGGACCAATGATGGTAGATGGATTCTCAGTCGGCAACGTGCAAGATGTGGTTATCCGTGACCGCCAGAACATGGCACAAGACGGCATGTTTGTCGTTATCGCGACAATCAACCTCAAAACCGGAAAGCTCCGCAAGTCACCTGATATCATTTCACGCGGATTCGTCTACCTCAGAGAATCCCAAGACCTCTTGCAGCAAACACGTCTTATTGTAAAGAAAAGTGTTGAAGAGACGACAAAGGGCATGCGTCCAGTCAACTTCGATATGGTAAAAGACAACATCACGGACACAGTGAGTGCGTTCCTCTTCCAGAAGACGAACAAACATCCAATCGTGATACCGGTCCTCCTTGGAGTATAA
- a CDS encoding MFS transporter, whose amino-acid sequence MDLLKSTNSEKSHQFGLLYVINFIISFHLFFIVYFNSSHLKEIGFSEESLSGIYILGSAVGILGMLTFARVLRRVGCYRAALVLLSLEMFALGTLAFTQDLLISLIAFVGYLLIFPLILLSLDVFLESMTKQEGSTGSIRGIFLTVTNAALIISPLAAGFLLNGDGFSKMYLVSASFLLPVIIIVGWYFKGFSDPVYEPLRLKDVLHDFSQDRNLRNIFLAHLVLRIFYVFMVIYTPLYLHNTIGFSLSTIGIMFAIMLLPFVLFEIPLGKIADRLLGEKEIMIVGFLIAGATTLLMSLISIPAFALWTAVLFATRTGASAIEITTESYFFKHVGGKDADTISLFRTLRPLSYIIGATLGGVALLFTTIHYLFIIPAVFLFLGIIPASRIRDTK is encoded by the coding sequence ATGGATCTTCTGAAAAGCACCAACAGTGAAAAGAGCCACCAATTTGGGTTGTTGTACGTCATCAACTTCATCATCTCTTTCCACCTCTTCTTCATTGTCTACTTCAACTCAAGCCACTTAAAAGAGATAGGGTTCTCAGAAGAAAGCTTGAGTGGCATATACATCCTCGGCTCAGCAGTCGGTATCTTGGGAATGCTTACCTTTGCCCGCGTCTTGCGTCGAGTTGGTTGTTACCGTGCTGCGCTTGTCCTCCTCTCGCTTGAGATGTTTGCTCTCGGAACACTGGCATTTACCCAAGACCTGCTGATCTCCCTCATAGCGTTCGTTGGTTACCTCCTTATCTTCCCACTGATTCTCCTCTCGCTTGACGTCTTCTTGGAGAGCATGACCAAGCAAGAAGGTTCCACGGGGAGCATCCGCGGCATCTTCCTCACCGTTACAAACGCCGCACTCATCATCTCCCCACTTGCCGCAGGCTTCCTGCTTAATGGTGATGGTTTCAGTAAAATGTATCTGGTCTCCGCTTCGTTCCTGCTACCCGTTATCATCATCGTTGGTTGGTACTTTAAAGGATTCTCTGACCCGGTGTACGAACCACTCCGTCTTAAGGACGTGCTCCATGATTTCTCACAAGACAGAAATCTACGCAACATCTTCCTGGCACACCTTGTCCTCAGGATTTTCTACGTATTTATGGTTATCTATACCCCATTGTATCTCCATAACACAATCGGTTTCTCACTTTCAACAATCGGTATTATGTTCGCAATCATGCTTCTGCCGTTTGTCCTCTTTGAGATTCCGCTCGGAAAGATAGCCGACCGATTGCTTGGAGAAAAAGAGATCATGATCGTTGGATTCCTTATCGCAGGAGCAACCACCCTACTAATGTCTCTTATTTCAATACCTGCCTTTGCTCTCTGGACAGCGGTCTTGTTTGCAACACGAACCGGCGCTAGCGCGATTGAGATCACCACCGAGAGCTATTTCTTCAAACACGTCGGCGGGAAAGATGCTGACACAATCAGTCTCTTCCGCACCCTACGCCCGCTCAGCTACATCATTGGAGCTACACTTGGCGGTGTCGCACTTCTCTTTACAACT